GCATCCCAGGTTTGATCAAGCGGCATACAATATTGAGGGCGCAATACAAAGGCAGCATCGGCACTTTCAAACAGTTCCAGCCAAATGTTGTCCCAGCCTGTAAATTCACGTTTAAACCAGGCAATAACCTGCGCTTTGTTGGTAAAATCAATCCCGCTTTCGCGGCCCCAATGTTCGGGCTTGTTACAGCCGGTATAAAACACCAGGCTGCCATCGCCTTTTGAGCTTACAATGATGGATTTTTCATTGCCCATGGCAAATATCTTGCCGCCATTTAAAAGCTTATGAATGCGCGGGCTGGCTATGGCCGAATTATAAACAGCCCCCTCTACCACCGTAACGCCCGAGTAAAAAGGCTTAATGGGCGTAATATAAGGGCGGATTTTGGAGTTGGCGCCATCCGCAGCAATTACCACATCGGCATAATTGGAATTGCCATTTTTAAAGTCAATTTGCCAGCCAGCGCCCTGGGGATGTAGTGCCGAAAACTGGCTGTCCCATATCACCGTTTCGGGTTGTAATGATTCCAGCAGGATTTTTTGCAATGGGCCACGATCAATTTCCGGACGGAAATGCGCGCCCTCTTTTTCTTCGTTATCTTCCAGTACGATATTTGCATTTTTATCTGCTACGCGCATCCTGCCGGCATCGGGACGGTAATTGGCCATAAAGGCATCTATAAGCCCGGCCTCGCGAATAGCCTTAAGTCCGGAATCGTCATGAAGGTCAAGCGTTGCACCTTTGAGGCGTGCATTGGCATGGGCATCACGTTCATAAACTTTTACGTTGGTGCCATTCATTTGCAGTAACCTTGCCAGTGTAAGCCCGCCCGGACCAGCACCTATAATGGCTATTTTTTTACTTTTAATGGTATTCATTGTTTTATTATGGATTAATCATTATCCCTTTTATCAGCACATCGCAGCAATCTAAAAGGGTTTGTTGGGTAATAATTTGAGTTGGACGCTCCTGGTAATCAAAGTATTCGGTAACCAAATCAAAAATGGCCGAAAACAGCAATGCCCGGAGCACATCATGCGGCAAGCTTTTAATAATGCCCGCCGATACATTTAGCTGAAAAAATTGGCGAATAGGGGCAAAAAAATAACCTTCCTGTATATTTGCCTGCTGGTAAGCCCTGTTCAACAAAGGCGAGCTTTTGCCATGCCGGATAAGCGCGAAGGCATGCCTGTTGCCGGTAAGGTATTCAAACGCGTTTAGCCAAATCTTTTTTAACCCATCGGCAAAGGGCATTGCAGGGTCGAACCCGGCTAAAAGTGCTTTTTCGTAAGCGCCCAAAACTTCTTCAATAAAAAGCTTCACCAGCAGATCTTCTTTGTTTTCGTATTTGATATAGATGGTGCGCGGCGAGATATTGGCTGCCTTAGCCAGCTTTTGCATGGTGAGGTTTTCCAGCCCTTCGTCGGCAATTATTTGCAAGGCTATGGTACGGATGGCTTGCTCTTTATCTAAGTTTTTTGGACGCATGTTGTGTTCAATTTCCTTTGAAATGAAATCTGATGCAATAATAAGTAAATGTTTATTTACTTACAAGATATTTTCACTATCAGATTTAATCACGACATTCAGTTATAAAATGCGGGAGCGCTGAAGGCGAATGAAGTGTATCGCATGGCTGCCAGTCGACTCACCCCGACGAGGCTACGCTCGTCTGCCTCTCTCCAACTGCGTCGCATAGAGGAGCAAAAAAGGGCTCACCCTCTTTGCGGCGTAAGCCGGAGAGAGGGTGAACCAGCGGAGCTTTGGCCGGGTGAGTCGTGGCCAGTGTTCAACCTGAATGTTCCTGTAGCGTCCAACACGTCATGGATAATTGTAAAATCTTCTCATTTTGAACCTCATTCTCCTTCCTATGCCATCGCTTCAATCATCTTCAAAACGTTTTTGAGGATGGGGCTTTGGTCGTCAGTCCGCCAGTGTACAAACAGGTTGCTTTCAAAGGGCAGTTCAATAAAACGGATGCCCTGGTAACCCTGGTTGGCGTACGAATAAGGCATTATGCTGATGCCGAATTGCCTGATGATGAGCGAAATGATGGTTGAGCCAAAATCCGAAGTATAAGAAAATTCGGGCGATATGCCGTAGTGTTCAAATACCTGTTGGGTAAGCTGGCTATAGCTGCTGCTGCTGTTGGAACGGGGCATAATAAACTTTTGCGTTTGTAATGATTCGGCAGTAATGTCGGCCAGTTCCCTGAACGCATGATCCTGGGGCAATACCAAGGCAAGGTGATCTGTTTGTACTTTCATCGTGCTGATATTATCCAGCCGGTTTATATCGCGGCTGAATTTCAGGTCGATCTTGTACTTGGTTAAAAATTCCTGCTCATCTTCATAAGCCAGCTGTATCATTTCAATCTTCAGTTCGGGATAGCGGATGGAGATATCAAGTATCAGCTGCGGCAGGGTAGAAAAAGAAATCGAATCCGGATGCGCTATCCTGATGGAGCCGGTTTCGCCGAGTTCGATTTTTTTGGCAAACTGGTGGATAAAATTAAATTCATCTACAATATCGGCCCATTTGGCTTTCAGGAATTCACCGGCGGGGGTTAGCTTAACATTGCGCTTGGTGCGTTCAAACAGCTGCACATCCAACTCATCCTCCAACGATTTGATTTGCCTGCTTAATGCCGACTGGGTAATGTTTTGTTTGGCCGATGTGTTCCAAAAATGAAGCTCGTCTGCAAGGGCCAAAAAGTTTTTTATCTGCTGTAAATCCATAATTGTTAATGCATAAAAATCATTAATTAATCTAAAATAAGCATTTTTTAGCATTTATAGATGGGCTACTTTTACAGCAAATAAAAATCCGCTTGGCCTTTTTTAAAAAATATAAAACCCATTACAGCGCTACTATGCGTTTGGCTTACCCGGTAATGATATCGCAGGTGGGGCATCCGTTAGTGGGGTTTTCGGCATCCATTATATTGGGGCACTTTGCCGGCACGGTACCGCTTGCTGCGCTGGCTATTGCCAACGGTTTTTTTAACCTTATGCTTATTATTGCCATCGGCATATCCTACGGCATAACCCCGCTGGTTGCACGCGAAAACGGGGCAGGTAACTACAAGGAATGCGGTCGTTTGTTGTCGCACAGTATAGTGGTGAATGTCCTGACGGGCTTAATGCTCTTAATAGTTACCTGGCTTGGCGGGCAATACTTAATAGCGCATATTGGTTTGGATGCGGCTGTGGTGGCACAGGCCAAACCGCTGTTGGTGTTGTTAGGATTGTCTATTATCCCTTTGATGCTGTTTTTATCGTTTAAGCAGTTTGCCGAAGGTTTGGGTTTTACCAGGCTGGCTATGCAGGTGAGCATTTGGGGTAATGTAATCAATATTGTAGTTGGTATTATATTGGTAAAAGGTTTATTGGGTATTCCGGCCCTGGGTGCCAAAAGCATAGGCTACAGCGCTATTATCGATAGGGGGCTGATGGCCGTAGTTATGGCTGCATTTGTACTTAAAACGCAGCGGTTTAATAAATTCCTGCAAGGTTGCCGCCCTTTTCAGTTTGATGCCGTGCGGTTCAGAAAAATTCTGGCTACCAGTGTTCCCATTGTATTGCAAAACATTTTTGAGATAAGCGCCTTTAGCGCTGCGGTTTTTATAGTAGGGATAATAGGGGCCAGGCAACTGGCAGCGTACCAGATAGCGATGAACTATCTGTCGTTTATTTATTACGCGGTTAACGGTATAGGCACGGCGGCGGCCATTCAAACCGGCTATTTTTTGGGGCAGGTAAAGTTTTATTTACTGCGTGCATCGGCGTTGGCGAGCTATCACCTTACTATTGTATTTCACCTGGTTACCGGGGTGCTGTTGTTGGTTTTAAAAGGTATTTTGCCTAAAGTTATCTCGGTTGATCCGCTGGTGGTGAGTATGGTTGGCAACCTGTTTGTTATAGCTGCCGGGTTAGAGGTTTTCGATGGCCTGCAGGTGGTAAGCCTGAGTATATTACGGGGCCTTGGCGATTTAAAATACCCGGTGTTAATTAACCTGGCCGCTTACTGGGGCGTTGCCTTGCCGGTAGCTTTTTTACTGGGCCTGCATACCCCCATGGGCTTAACAGGTGTATGGCTGGGGCTTTTCAGCGGCCTGTTAATGGCATCGGTACTGCTTTACTTACGTTTCCGGCACCTGGCCAACAGGCATGCTGATAACGTGCCGGCAGAACAGGAGAATTTATTTAACAACGTATTAAAACTCGAATCTCAATAATATCATCATGACCGATACAATGACCATAAACAGCGCCGGCATCCGGTTTATTAAAGTGGATATGCAAAACATCCGGGTTTTAAAAGCAATTGGCATCGAAACCTTTAACGAAGCCTTCGCGCATTTGAACACGCCCGAAAATATGGAGGACTACCTGGCAACTGCTTTTGCCGATGAAAAACTGGCCGCCGAAGTTAACAACCCATGCTCGGAATTTTACATGGCGCAGGTTGATGGCAATATAGTTGGTTACGTAAAAATCAACCACGGGCCGGCACAAACCGATGTAAAGGATGATAATGCTTTAGAAGTTGAAAGAATTTACGTGCTGAAAGCTTTTCACGGCAAAAAGGTGGGCCAGTTACTTTTTGATAAGGCATTTGAGATTGCCGTACAGATGAAGAAAACCTATATATGGCTTGGCGTTTGGGAGCATAATGCCAAGGCGCTGGCTTTTTATAAAAAGAATGGTTTTGAAGTGTTTGGCTCGCACGACTTTTGGCTGGGCGATGATTTGCAGACAGATTTGATGATGAAACGGTATTTAGGGTAAGGCTGGGAGGAATAACTGTTTTGAGCAGATAAGAACTGATGTTGAACCAAAAACATACGCCTAAATAAAACTTTTGTCATTTCGAACGAGGAACGAGGAGAAATCTTTTACGACTGTGCTTACGATGAACATACCAAAATGCAGGGCGTATAAGATTTCTCTTCGCGCCACCTCACAGGCCCTCCTCGCTCATCGAAATGACAAAATTTGCCGATACCCGCACAAGAAATTGTGCATACGTTGTGTCTATGATACCGTTATCTCGCCCCTTAAATCCGTTTCCATGTAATGTTTTACCAGGGCCGGGTCGTCAAACTTGCCCAGCAGGTACATCATTTTGGTTACTGCCGATTCAAAAGTCATATCGTAACCGTTGGCTACGCCCATGTCTTTAAGTTGTTTGCTGGTTTCGTAGCGGCCAAGCTCAACGGTGCCCACTTTACATTGCGAGATATCTACAATCACTTTACCATCTTTAATAGCTTTTTCCAGCAGGTTAAGAAACCATGTGTCGGTTGTGGTATTGCCGGCACCAAATGTTTCCATTACCACGCCCCGTACATCGGCATTTAAAATGGCCTCAACCACTTTTGTGCCTATGCCAGGGTAAAGTTTTAACACACCTACATCGCTTATAAGGTTGTTGTGGATGATAAGCTCGTCCCCATCCTGCGGGTGCCTGATATCATTGGCGTTAAACTTAAGGTGTACGCCACTCTCGGCCAGGATAGGATAATTTGGCGACCGGAAGGCCTCGAATTTGGACGAATTATATTTAAAGGCACGGTTACCACGGAAGAGTTTGTAATCAAAATAGATACAAACTTCGGGTACGCGGGCGCGGTCATTCTTTTTGGCTTTGGCAATTTCGATGGCGGTCATCAAATTTTCCTTCGCATCGGTGCGGATGGCGCTGATGGGCAATTGCGAGCCTGTAAAAATAATGGGCTTGCCCAGGTTTTCGAGCATAAAGCTTAATGCCGAGGCGGTATAGGCCATGGTATCTGAGCCGTGAAGGATTACAAAGCCGTCATTATCGTGATAGTTTGACTCGATAAGGCCGGCCAGGTCGCTCCAGATAGCAGGGTTCATGTTTGATGAATCGATGATCTCATCAAAAGAGTGTACTTTAATCCGGCAGTTCAGTTTCTCCAACTCCGGCACGTTATCCATTATTTGCTCAAAGTTGATAGGCTTGAGCACCTTAGTCACAGGATCGCTCATCATCCCTATGGTACCGCCGGTGTAAATGATCAGTATCTGGCTCATTAAATAGGTTTTATGCTGTATAAATCATTTCAATTATTAAACACCAAACACCAGCCTGGAATTTTCGGTTGTAACACGTGCAACCTCCTCCACACTGGTTTGGTGCAGATCCGCCACTTTTTGGGCAATGTAAATCAAGTACGAGCTTTCATTAGGTTTACCCCGGAACGGAACGGGTGTAAGGTACGGAGAATCTGTTTCTAAAACTATATGCTTTAAATCAATTTCGGCCACAACTTTGTCGAGCCCCGAATTTTTATAGGTAACCACCCCGCCTATTCCTAAGTAAAAACCCAGGTCAATAACCTGTTGAGCCTGCTCCGCCGTGCCGCCAAAGCAATGGAATATACCGCGCAGTTTGTCGTCGTTTTCCTGCTGTAACACTTCATAAACCTCGTTATAAGCATCACGGCAATGAATTACGATAGGCAGATCGAGG
The genomic region above belongs to Mucilaginibacter sp. KACC 22773 and contains:
- a CDS encoding GNAT family N-acetyltransferase, encoding MTDTMTINSAGIRFIKVDMQNIRVLKAIGIETFNEAFAHLNTPENMEDYLATAFADEKLAAEVNNPCSEFYMAQVDGNIVGYVKINHGPAQTDVKDDNALEVERIYVLKAFHGKKVGQLLFDKAFEIAVQMKKTYIWLGVWEHNAKALAFYKKNGFEVFGSHDFWLGDDLQTDLMMKRYLG
- a CDS encoding LysR family transcriptional regulator; translated protein: MDLQQIKNFLALADELHFWNTSAKQNITQSALSRQIKSLEDELDVQLFERTKRNVKLTPAGEFLKAKWADIVDEFNFIHQFAKKIELGETGSIRIAHPDSISFSTLPQLILDISIRYPELKIEMIQLAYEDEQEFLTKYKIDLKFSRDINRLDNISTMKVQTDHLALVLPQDHAFRELADITAESLQTQKFIMPRSNSSSSYSQLTQQVFEHYGISPEFSYTSDFGSTIISLIIRQFGISIMPYSYANQGYQGIRFIELPFESNLFVHWRTDDQSPILKNVLKMIEAMA
- a CDS encoding MATE family efflux transporter, with amino-acid sequence MAFFKKYKTHYSATMRLAYPVMISQVGHPLVGFSASIILGHFAGTVPLAALAIANGFFNLMLIIAIGISYGITPLVARENGAGNYKECGRLLSHSIVVNVLTGLMLLIVTWLGGQYLIAHIGLDAAVVAQAKPLLVLLGLSIIPLMLFLSFKQFAEGLGFTRLAMQVSIWGNVINIVVGIILVKGLLGIPALGAKSIGYSAIIDRGLMAVVMAAFVLKTQRFNKFLQGCRPFQFDAVRFRKILATSVPIVLQNIFEISAFSAAVFIVGIIGARQLAAYQIAMNYLSFIYYAVNGIGTAAAIQTGYFLGQVKFYLLRASALASYHLTIVFHLVTGVLLLVLKGILPKVISVDPLVVSMVGNLFVIAAGLEVFDGLQVVSLSILRGLGDLKYPVLINLAAYWGVALPVAFLLGLHTPMGLTGVWLGLFSGLLMASVLLYLRFRHLANRHADNVPAEQENLFNNVLKLESQ
- a CDS encoding TetR/AcrR family transcriptional regulator; translated protein: MRPKNLDKEQAIRTIALQIIADEGLENLTMQKLAKAANISPRTIYIKYENKEDLLVKLFIEEVLGAYEKALLAGFDPAMPFADGLKKIWLNAFEYLTGNRHAFALIRHGKSSPLLNRAYQQANIQEGYFFAPIRQFFQLNVSAGIIKSLPHDVLRALLFSAIFDLVTEYFDYQERPTQIITQQTLLDCCDVLIKGIMINP
- a CDS encoding FAD-dependent oxidoreductase, which produces MNTIKSKKIAIIGAGPGGLTLARLLQMNGTNVKVYERDAHANARLKGATLDLHDDSGLKAIREAGLIDAFMANYRPDAGRMRVADKNANIVLEDNEEKEGAHFRPEIDRGPLQKILLESLQPETVIWDSQFSALHPQGAGWQIDFKNGNSNYADVVIAADGANSKIRPYITPIKPFYSGVTVVEGAVYNSAIASPRIHKLLNGGKIFAMGNEKSIIVSSKGDGSLVFYTGCNKPEHWGRESGIDFTNKAQVIAWFKREFTGWDNIWLELFESADAAFVLRPQYCMPLDQTWDALPNLTILGDAAHLMPPYAGEGVNMAMLDALVLSQCLTGDNFTDLPSAIAAYENQMRVRASQVAATTMESTAALHSKDALAYLIDVIS
- a CDS encoding TatD family hydrolase, encoding MVLTDTHTHLYYETIAGKRAALVQRCIDNDINRLFLPNVDAASVPLVYDLVQAYPGLCYPMLGLHPCSVKADWKQELATIKAAQGQHPIYAIGEIGIDLYWDKTFLTDQVEAFKQQINWAKSLDLPIVIHCRDAYNEVYEVLQQENDDKLRGIFHCFGGTAEQAQQVIDLGFYLGIGGVVTYKNSGLDKVVAEIDLKHIVLETDSPYLTPVPFRGKPNESSYLIYIAQKVADLHQTSVEEVARVTTENSRLVFGV
- a CDS encoding asparaginase, whose amino-acid sequence is MSQILIIYTGGTIGMMSDPVTKVLKPINFEQIMDNVPELEKLNCRIKVHSFDEIIDSSNMNPAIWSDLAGLIESNYHDNDGFVILHGSDTMAYTASALSFMLENLGKPIIFTGSQLPISAIRTDAKENLMTAIEIAKAKKNDRARVPEVCIYFDYKLFRGNRAFKYNSSKFEAFRSPNYPILAESGVHLKFNANDIRHPQDGDELIIHNNLISDVGVLKLYPGIGTKVVEAILNADVRGVVMETFGAGNTTTDTWFLNLLEKAIKDGKVIVDISQCKVGTVELGRYETSKQLKDMGVANGYDMTFESAVTKMMYLLGKFDDPALVKHYMETDLRGEITVS